A genomic segment from Drosophila miranda strain MSH22 chromosome 3, D.miranda_PacBio2.1, whole genome shotgun sequence encodes:
- the LOC108159346 gene encoding probable cytochrome P450 6w1 → MSTELLFLIATVAIVFYVWHKRRHSFWKRHGVKEIGPLPILGDTVGFLTGRLPFFDQIRKFHEAPGLENEPIIGVYLAYRPALVIRDLDLVKTVMIKKFSYFTNRKLQTDPHDDALGYNNLFFVRSPEWKELRNKISPVFSTGKIKQMYPLMVKIGKNLEANVGREPKDSIVTIKSLCARFTTDLIATIAFGLDANALQDPKSEFFRHNQAIFARSVSRAIDFAIIFMLPALATLAKVKVFSKSTSQFIRSSINYVMAERERSGLRRNDLVDVLLALKREAAASPDKNNKAKNMDYLVAQAAIFQTAGYETSSSTMTLALYEVAKNEEIQNRLRQEIEEYFGDDDHISYERIQEMPYLSKVVNETLRLYPIVGYAERECAQPSQGERFTLAPHHDMELPDGTPVYVSAVGIQRDPKYWPEPEKFDPERFDVSNKDKLNMDAYMPFGVGPRNCIGMRLGLLQSKLGLVHLLRNHRVLWCDTTVKTIEFAPFCGVLASKDEIYLRVERVSS, encoded by the exons ATGTCCACTGAGCTACTTTTTCTGATCGCCACTGTGGCGATCGTGTTTTACGTGTGGCACAAGCGGCGCCACAGCTTTTGGAAGCGCCATGGAGTGAAGGAAATCGGGCCACTGCCCATATTGGGTGATACGGTGGGGTTCCTTACCGGACGGCTGCCATTCTTCGACCAGATCAGGAAATTCCACGAGGCTCCCGGCCTGGAGAACGAGCCGATCATCGGTGTGTACTTGGCCTATCGGCCAGCCCTGGTCATACGCGATCTGGACCTGGTCAAGACGGTGATGATCAAGAAATTCAGCTACTTCACCAATCGAAAGCTGCAAACGGATCCGCATGACGATGCCCTGGGCTACAACAATCTGTTCTTCGTGCGCAGCCCGGAGTGGAAGGAGCTGCGCAACAAGATCTCTCCGGTTTTCAGCACTGGCAAGATCAAGCAGATGTATCCATTGATGGTGAAG ATCGGCAAAAATCTAGAGGCGAATGTTGGTCGTGAACCGAAGGATTCGATAGTTACGATCAAGAGTCTGTGTGCCCGCTTCACCACCGATCTGATTGCGACCATAGCCTTCGGCCTGGATGCTAACGCCCTGCAGGATCCCAAGAGCGAATTTTTCCGCCACAACCAGGCCATCTTTGCCCGGTCCGTGAGTCGGGCCATTGACTTTGCGATCATATTCATGCTGCCGGCTCTGGCCACTCTGGCCAAGGTAAAGGTCTTCTCGAAGAGCACCTCCCAGTTTATCCGGAGCAGCATCAACTATGTTATGGCGGAAAGAGAAAGGTCTGGATTGCGTCGCAACGATCTCGTTGATGTCCTGCTGGCCCTAAAACGGGAGGCGGCCGCCAGTCCTGACAAGAACAATAAGGCCAAGAACATGGACTATTTGGTGGCCCAGGCGGCTATCTTCCAGACGGCCGGCTACGAGACCAGCTCCTCCACCATGACGCTGGCCCTCTACGAGGTGGCCAAAAACGAAGAGATTCAGAATCGCTTGCGGCAGGAGATCGAGGAATACTTCGGCGACGACGATCACATCAGCTACGAACGCATCCAGGAGATGCCCTACCTTTCCAAGGTTGTCAACGAGACCCTGCGCCTGTACCCCATCGTGGGATATGCCGAACGCGAATGCGCCCAGCCCTCACAGGGCGAACGCTTCACTCTGGCTCCACACCACGACATGGAGCTGCCCGATGGAACACCCGTCTATGTGTCGGCCGTGGGCATACAACGCGACCCCAAGTACTGGCCCGAACCGGAGAAATTCGATCCGGAACGTTTCGATGTCTCCAACAAGGACAAACTGAACATGGATGCCTATATGCCCTTCGGTGTGGGACCCCGTAACTGCATTGGTATGCGCCTGGGTCTCCTGCAATCGAAACTCGGTCTCGTCCATCTACTGCGCAATCATCGCGTCCTGTGGTGCGATACGACCGTGAAGACGATCGAATTTGCTCCCTTTTGTGGTGTTCTTGCCTCCAAGGATGAGATCTATCTGAGAGTGGAGAGGGTTTCTTCGTAG